In the genome of Planctomyces sp. SH-PL62, the window GACGGGTCCTTCGAGCTCCCGACGTACCAGACGTCCGACGGGGCCCCAGCCGGCGAGTATGCGGTCGCCGTCGCCGGAGGGCCTGGCGTCGATCCGTCGGGCGATTCCGAGGCCGAAGAGGAGCCCGATCGCCTCGGAGGCCGCTACACCAATCCGAAGACCACGGAACTGCAAGCGAGGATCGTCGAAGCGTCGAACGACCTGCCCGACTTCGAACTGAAGGGGCAGCCCTCGCGGCCCCGGCCCAGAACCCGGTAACTTCGAACGGCGGGCGATCGCCCCCGGCCCCGTAGGTCGGCGGTCGACGGCCGCCCCATGCGGACCGGCCGCGACGGCCGTCCGGCGACCTTCCGCCAAGCCGCTCAATCGAGCCGAGGAAGACTCCATGCCCCACGCCTCGCGCCTCCTGGCCGCCGCGCTCTCCGCGACGGCCGTCCTGGCCCTTCCCCTCCTCCTGGCGGCCCAGGACAAGGTCACGGCCCCCCGGACCGCAGGGCCGGTCGAGGGGGGCTACCTGCTCCCCAACGGCTGGACCATCACCCCCGCCGGCGAGCAGGTGGTACTGCCCGACCTGCCGCTCAACATCCTACCCCTGGCCGACGGCAAGCGCGTCCTGGTCTCCAACAGCGGATACAACGACCACGACCTCAGCCTGATCGACCTCGAGAAGAAGAAGGTCGTCGCCCGCCAGAACGTCCGCCAGAGCTGGTTCGGCCTGGCGCACGACCCGGCCACCGACCGGCTCTGGTGGGCCGGCGGCGGGAGCGGGCTTCTCCACACCTTCAACCTGAAAGCGAGCGAGTTGGAGCGAACCAGCCCGGCCGAGCCCGACGACTCGGCCCTGACCAAGCAGGAGCGAAACGCGCTCGCGAGGCGCAAGGACTTCACGGGCGGGGTCACGTTCGACCCGTCCGCCAAGGTCCTTTACACGCTCGGCGTCGAGGCCGGGACGATCATGGCCGCGGACCTCACCGGCAAGGCCCCGGATCGCATCGCGGAGATCGGCGGTCGGCCCTACGACGTGGCCGTCGCCCGCAACGGCTCCCGGCTCTACGTCTCCGACTGGGCCGGCCGCGCCGTGCTGGCGCTCGACCCGTCCGACCTCCGGGTCGTCGCCCGGATCGGCGTCGGCGAGCATCCCAACCAGATCGCCGTCCACCCCAAGGACGACCGGATCTTCGTCGCCTGCGCATCCAGCAACAGCGTCTCGGTGATCGACACGAAGGCGGGATACGTCGTCGAGACGATCATGACGAGCCTGTTCCCCCGGGCCCCCGAGGGGAGCACGCCCGACGCGGTGGCCGTCAGCCCCGACGGCGAGACCCTCTACGTCGCCAACGCCGATAACAACTGCGTGGCCGTCGTCGACGTCGCCGTGCCGGGCAAGAGCGGGATCAAGGGCTTCATCCCGACCGGCTGGTACCCGACCGCCGTCGCCGTCACCCCCGACGGCGAGAGTCTCCTCGTCGGCGTCGGTAAGGGGAACCAGACCCGGGCCAACCCGCTCTTCGCTGAGCCCGACGCCGCCAAGCCCAAGGGGGGGAGAGGCCGGCGCTTCCCCTACATCGGCACCACGCTCTCGGGCGCGCTCTCGGTCGTGCCGATCCCCGACGAGAAGGCGCTCGCGGCCTACACCGAGCAGGTCTACAAGAACTGCCCGTACTCCGACGAGCTGCTGGTCGACGCCCCGCATCCGGTCAAGACGGCGATCCCGACCAAGGTCGGCGACCCGTCGCCGATCAAGCACGTCATCTACATCATCAAGGAGAACCGGACGTACGACCAGGTCTTCGGCGACATCGAGAAGGGCAACGGCGACCCCAACCTGGTGATGTTCGGCCGCGAGGTCACACCCAACCACCACAAGCTGGCCGAGGAGTTCGTCCTGCTGGACAACCTCTACTGCAACGGCCAGGTCTCGCGCGACGGCCACCCCTGGTCGACGATGGCCTACAACACCGACTACGTCGCCCGCGACTG includes:
- a CDS encoding bifunctional YncE family protein/alkaline phosphatase family protein; translation: MPHASRLLAAALSATAVLALPLLLAAQDKVTAPRTAGPVEGGYLLPNGWTITPAGEQVVLPDLPLNILPLADGKRVLVSNSGYNDHDLSLIDLEKKKVVARQNVRQSWFGLAHDPATDRLWWAGGGSGLLHTFNLKASELERTSPAEPDDSALTKQERNALARRKDFTGGVTFDPSAKVLYTLGVEAGTIMAADLTGKAPDRIAEIGGRPYDVAVARNGSRLYVSDWAGRAVLALDPSDLRVVARIGVGEHPNQIAVHPKDDRIFVACASSNSVSVIDTKAGYVVETIMTSLFPRAPEGSTPDAVAVSPDGETLYVANADNNCVAVVDVAVPGKSGIKGFIPTGWYPTAVAVTPDGESLLVGVGKGNQTRANPLFAEPDAAKPKGGRGRRFPYIGTTLSGALSVVPIPDEKALAAYTEQVYKNCPYSDELLVDAPHPVKTAIPTKVGDPSPIKHVIYIIKENRTYDQVFGDIEKGNGDPNLVMFGREVTPNHHKLAEEFVLLDNLYCNGQVSRDGHPWSTMAYNTDYVARDWMLTYSRREGIDDDDEGNLTKAPSGYIWDACARAGLTYRSYREAGRRVSEPDGTVKIEASVPGLVGHMAPNFGIPKEPGGRARDTDNVEEFLREFREFEKNDSLPRFIVMSLGEDHTSGTTPGAFTPEACVASNDLALGRLVDAVSKSRYWKETAIFVIEDDAQNGPDHVDAHRTVGLVVSPYTKRQHLDSTQYQTVSMIRTMELILGLPPLSQFDAAARPMFESFTDVADLTPYDHLPARIDLEARNSPLAYGAERSSKMDFSEYDRIDDFELNEILWHAVKGADAPQPPAVRRAIAYRALRNAPR